The DNA sequence GGTTAAAATCGGGAATTTTACTACGAGTTTCATTCCGAATCGGTGTAACAAAGATTAGGATGTTGTAAGGGAGGTTTTGCAGGGATGGCTGCAGCGGTGGAATCATGATGTGCAGGGTTTTAAATCCGGTATTGAGATCTATTGGGAGCAATCAGGATGGATTCCATACGGATTGCTGGCCAACCCGAACTCGATCCGATTTTTAAATCACTGAGATGGTGTGCCATGTGATCAAAATATGATACCAGAAGTTCAATCTCCATTTATCACGCACGCCACAGCCACGCTTGGATCCTTTTcgtctttcccttcttttaataGACATAGTACAGATCACATCATAAGGTGATGAGTCCTAGGAAGAAAGGCAGATGGCCAATCATTGAGAAAGTACCACCGTTAACAAGGGATCTGCGTCTGacgtctttttttattttttaattaatcgaTGCCCCTGGGCTCATCGTGCAACGTTCTGCTCTTGTTCCAATATATCTCTGCTGATTCCTTGGTTTCAATAGCCGGGTCCGGCTCGTCTCCTGATTACCCGTTGTCTAGGTCTTGTTTATAATTATTTAGACGAGCATCATATGTTCAAGTGAGGATGTAATGGTTCTCAATGTCTCACTTTTTGTGTTTCTGTTAACATTTTATTTGTCGTGCCTTTTTTCAAATATTAGATCTTTGCTTAGACACATGATGCTCACTCAAGCATTTATGAACCGACTTAGGTGATTCTTAATAACAGAACTCCTCATGATTTTTGGTGTCGGCATTAAATCCGCTGATTCGTGCCGATTTGGTAAGCCAGTTTAGATTGATATCAGATGGGTATTGATCATTACTATATTATATTCCGTTTTCTAAATCCCTCCTCTAGTCCACCTGAAATGCATTACTCACCTACCGCgaatgcattgcatcatttgatGATGACATGCATAGTACAAATAACAGGTATTGTTATATCCCATTCCAGTAAGGAATGGGAGAGAAGCGTAGAATCAGGGTTTGGAAGCTCAAATGGGTTCGGCCAATTCGGGTTGATCCAGATTAGAATTGGCGACCAGTTCCGATTCTGGCTGATCTATGATTTAAGGGTATTTTGTCGATTTCCACCGATTCAGTACCGATCTAGACCCCGAATCCTGTAATCTGTATTTGTATCTAAACTGAATACAGTAAGATCAGATAGGTAGTATATAACAGAACCCACAAGAAAATGTTGAACAGAGAAAATTTAAGAAAGATACTATAGGGAACTCTGAATCTTATGATTCTTTCCTGGAGCAATCTAGCAAAAGCGGGAGTTGGCAGCAACATCAGTAGAAGAATTAATTTGAGCAGCAGGAGGGATCTCAAAATGCCAGAGCCTGCCTACATGCTTGACCAGATACTTCTTACACAAAAACTCCTCGGCAAAGGTCTTCTCCACCTTCCGATCCACATCGTGGAGGAACACATGGGTCACACCAGGGCCTTTCCTGGCCCTGGCCATCACTGCCGCCGAGAAGATGGCTCCCATTCTACCAGGTGCTTCAGGGAAATAACCCCTAGGTGCGTCGATCATTATCAGATCCCATTCCGTCTCGTACACCTCTTCAGGTAGACCCGTGAGGGCTAGCCTACACTGGTGGTTCCCCCTGAGGTAAGCCCTGCCGGGGAGGCAATTGGGTTCGTAGCTGTAGGTGCTGAGCAGGTCATCAGCTTGGGAGAGCTGCGTGGTGTAGCGAACCATGTGGGCGTGGAGGGTGGGGGAGTCCTTGAGTACCGATTGGACCCATTTGGGATCCTCCTCCAAGAAGATCGTGGTACCACCTGGGTTGAAGGCGGACCACATGAGTGAGTCTTGGCCCAATCCGAAGACGAGGAAGttgcaaggagagagagaccttAGTACCTCGAAAGTTaccttgatctcttctaacGATTGCTGTGGGACCACCGTCGATGTGGCGTAGTGGAGCACCGCTATTAGCTGCGTTGGGGTCGTCCGGTAATGGGTATCTGCAGGGTTATAGGAGACAGTGGTGGGGGTGCCACTGCTGATGCGCCTGTTGCGGAGGGAACATAGGATGGTgtcttggagagagagaggagaggcgTTGCTGAAGAGGACGGAGATGAGAAGGGCAGCGGCGATAAGAGCCACAGAAGCAAGGGATAAGAAGAAGCAGGGCCTGTGTTTGTGCTTGTCGGGGACCAAGTAGTAGTGGAAGTAGCTTCGACTCTTAAGCATTGCAGCGCcaccaactctctctctctctatctccttctccctttctctgtCTTCCCAATGGTTGGATTGAGattgcatctgcatctgcatggGAATGGGAATGGATCTTCCTACCCAATTCCTCCTCCCCACCTAGCCTTTGTTCTTTTAAGatgttcttctcttttgtgagcTTTTCTTTGtgtctcatatatatatatatatatcatcatcatcatcatcaaaccctGGTAgtgtctttaccaaaaaaaaaaaccgggTAATGTCAACCCGAACCGGTTGGATCGATTGGAATTGAATCAATTCCTTTCATTGGTTGTGTTTGGTTTGGAAATTTTATGAATCAAcataaaattgaaactaacaACATCAAAttgatagaagaaaaaaaaaattgtttttagcATTATTCTTTTACGACCGAGTTTCTCCACGTCCACACTCAAAGGGAGCAATCCTTGTCTATGACCATCattatcatcggatgcccaatgaaaaaattatctttgaaTTTATCAATACATGGTGGGAGCTTATGGATATGACAAGAGTCTCATCTTATAGTCACATTATTAATTGGTAAAAGATTTTTCTCACTCAATTGTACTGGAAGAATTAATATTTTTGACCTAATCAGGTAAACTTTTGATGGTCCAATCGATCTAGAATTTCTTTAGAATCCTTCTCTAGATCACCCCTATTGTATACAAAATGGACACACATAGCAATTTCTTGGcactagaaaaaataaatattattttaggaaatgaaaaaatcataaaataggaggtgcatttttcatttttgattGGTGCTTTTGTTCCTATCCAATGCCTTGTGCGCGAACCGTGGACTTATCTTTTgtcatattattttttaaacaaattaatattttagaaaagaaaattattacaAATATTTAGCTGATAGACGTGATATCCACTCAAAAAACTGAAATGAATGAGAATAGAAATTTTAGAACAAATGTGGGtttattttttggttggtttttccttttagtGATACGGGTTTGGTCTTTTGAGTTGAAGTACAAGTAAAATTCTCCGGTAGTGCTAATATAATACTATAATGCAATGGAATACCCACCCGAATCCGGTGAAACGGGTCGGGTGGTGCTCTCTGGTCAGATGCTCTTGAGTCTGGTGAGTCTGGGTAGAGGGCCCCACTTATCCCGCAAAATCCGGGGATTGGATTTGGATTCCCAGTCGCATTTCCCACCACGTCTTTGACTCCTGATTATTTGAATGGGATCATTCTTTGCTGTCCATTTACATATTTGGATAGGTGGTCCCACTATGGTGACTCGGTCTCGGACTCTCCTCTGGGAATATAGGGAGTGTTCTTGACAATGGAGCCCCACCCGGCGGCCCCGGGTGTCTACTGTTTTCCCACTAAGTCAAGTCTCGTGTCTCTTGTGTCTCGGGCTCTCTCTTcgccaatatttttttttggtaaaatcttcgccaattttttattaattagaaTGATGATGGCCTAGTCTTTTTCCCAGGTGTAGGATGGTCAGTAGACCATGTGGCCTCCATAAAATTTTAGGATTTAAAATTCTCATAAAATTCCTCATGGATGGGAAGGAAAAGGACATAGcccatagaagaagaaaaaacaggaGCCTCATTTTGGTCACATCAAATGGAGTATACTTGGCGTATTAAGTAATATGCCAAtactattgattttttttttttgttagagaCGGGTATCCCGGCTTTTGGCTTGACTAGTGTCGCGGGCtcatactgacctcacaacTTCATGGATagggtcatactggggttagATGAGAACCactcaactttcattgaaaacagtgaagaacactaaacaccccgtgtgagtggcccaaagtGTACCTAGTGGGAGTTAAACTTAAGATGTTTGAGTTTAtggctcataccaagttcgttgctcaccaactgtgctatcCTCTTGGGTTACACTATTGATATGTTTGGCAGTTATCTATCTTAGAAAAAATATTGTTGGATgtgttgtttatattataagtaaaGGTAAATGTATCTCATTATATGTTAATTATACGATGACAGGACAAGCTTTGAAGGGCAAGCAATAGATCGAGGATGGAGAGTAGAAGAGATCTGAAATGACTCCAAAGAAATGGAAGATTTTTAAGTTGCGAGGAGTACTAAATTGTGGCCTCGTGGAATGGAAGGAAAAGACCATAGTccatagaagaagagaaattctaccaaaaaaaaaccagaagaagagagagaaaggagccTCATTTTGGTCACATCAAACATCAAACGAAGAATTGGACTCCAAGTCCTTATGCCACCAAACCTAAATCTAACCCTAAATGGAGAACTACCTAAAATTGAATCCCAAGTTATagagtaaaaggaaagaagaaagcaaCTTCTGTTTTGTGTCACTATATATGTACAAAGACTTCAAGGCACCAACACTTTGCCACTTGTTTCATATCCATATGATCAATTGTTAAAACTTCTAAGCCTTACTAAACTTTCTTGCTGACTATCCAAAAAgcacatagaaaaaaaaaaaaaaaaaaaatcaatggatCTGATCAAATGATTAGGCTAATCTTCAGCCACTGAAATGAAATTTACATCTAAGTTACCAAGTATTTGATGGGTTGGGCTAGAACTATACTTGGGCTTATAGGAAATTCAATTAATAACTAGGCCGAGGCTAAACCATGTACTTAATCATAAATTTGGGCTGACAGTTTGATGGGCCTTGAAGCTAACCAGATATCTTTATTTATTGttggaaagtttttttttttgctataattttatttttgcaaaGTTGATCTCTTGAAGTGGGATTCATCTTTGGCAAAAGTTCTCTAGCTTCCGAAGCACTGAACCCCACAATTGAGATAGTTCTGTGATCACACATATCCTTTTGATAGTTCTGTGATTATACATGCCCTTTTGCTTtcataaatatctttttttcaCACATAGAGAGAGTGGTGAAAACTCTCTTTTTAGTGGCCAATACtatgtttttttggttttcaaatTGTCATTGTAGCATAATGTTGGCTACTAGCGGAAGCATGGTTTTTGCTAAGTGGATAGGTTATCAAAAAGTTAATCTTAAACAcgatttaaaataaaatgaaattgggATCTGAATTAGCCTCGGCGGATTATAATCCAAGCTATCAGTCCAAATTGGCTAGGGGCAAATTTGGTCAAATAACCAAAATTTCTTTTCATGCAAGAATGTGCTAAAGTGCTTGATAAAATTATGGAACTTACTGAAATATTGAAAACCTACATCTCTCATGCTTCCGCAATGAAATTTCATAAATATATTTGTAGGTGTGTTTTGTGGAAATTTTGGATATGGATTAAATggtcaaatgaccaaaatattcTTCCATGCAAGCATATGCAAAAGTGCATGAAAAATGGAGGGAAAATACCAAAGATTACTTAAAATGATGAAATTTGGCGTGATGGTGAATAAGGCCTATTTAAACCTATTTGTAAATAGGAAGTacaaacaaatcttaaaaaagtATTTCTAACTAGGGATCCCTAGATTGTGTGTGTGCGGATCGTTCTAACAAATATGAAGGGATTGAGTTATTTATCCAACTGCTTAGCATATGCTAGCGCCTCCctatgtttatctctctcttctcacaaTGGGGAGAATATGGATTGAGCTACTCTGTGGCGCAACACAGTGTTCGATGCGCATCCAATGGCAAGAAATGCCTTGGCATGGAGCCCAAGGTGGTCACACACAGCCCAAGGAGTTTCTAGGCGTTGGATGTACGCCGGACACTGTGTTATGCcacagaggagccaaatccgagagatatgtcatttcatagaagGGAGGAGAACACAGAGAGTGCTAACATACTCTACAAATCTTACTAGCAttcttatcccaaaaaaaaataaattgagatTAATTTGATAGAGAAAACTCAGCTGGAATGTTCACCTctccatcctagggttcacaagccctttttagggttttaatatGTTTCCCAACATACCCTCTTGATACCCCATGCACATTTGAATCTGCTACAGTGACTAAGattgaaggaaaacttggtccataatttattaggAAGAGGGTTTTTGAGCAAGTGACATTGACGAGTGCATCAATAGAGTGTGATGGGGTGATTTCCTCTATAAGAGATAACATGAAAGTTTACCCTCCCCTATGGCGTAGACTTGATAACATAAAATAACGGATTCTTTGGATCGGGATTCTCTCTTGAGCGGTGATGGCCCATGTAGAGCCTTACTCTTTAAACCCAAtttattgatcggttggttcgatttggtcttgcagggtctaAACAGGAATAGATTGATGCCGGTCCCTTGTGGTGCCtattgattcttaatttttgaagtgtttttggcatcttttgcattcatagactatattaACATTCCGATTttcattctcatgcatatggttGATAAATGAATGacgcatttagaactgaacatgttatATCTTAAtttctatatgcattgttatatgttgaaatctcaagaatggatttatcatgtgatgtttatgatgccggTTTGTCGAACATGTGTGAGATttatagattagatgccgtagtcggcttgaaaaaaaatgcatttgtaCACCATGAAATGGGATACAGAGGTACTATACAGTTGttctatctcatgtaggagtaTGTGGTTAGGATATCATAATCcctcgtgctatgacccttcccaatagggttttacgtgttgggttatcactggggggaaacATCGATCGTGAACTGTCGGATGAGATTGAGCCGGTACCCGAGATGATTTGCACACATAAGTCGTGCctttgcacatatcacaaggccatgtatgagtaGGAACTGTATATTATCGTATTTAAATGAtaggaacttgatccacaacacGTGACGAGAGTGAAGTATATGTTATGACTcaattttcttccaaaatacagtaagattggcttgtttggccaactagtGGGTGTCACTgataggtgcgagacccaccagtgtgacccacctattggggtattgtggaccccagcatgcccgACTTAGATGGGCACGTGTGTCTTGGCCTCCTCATCGTAATGAGGTCTTATATGCCTGATGATGTCGGCTACCTTGCTCGGAAACGTGGTCTAATGCGATTCGGTCCATAAATAGATAAAACCAAACgaaccttagaagatatttataacactatggtataaatagcctttataactctctctctctcattgatgggtttttagcaaagtgggagagaggagtaaagaagagggaaaaaataggaagaaggagagaaggaaggggaaagagGCTCACCCCTTGGATTTTGGAGCCGCACCTCGCCTTTCTATCGTCAGAATAGTATCTGgtgacttgagatcttcattttgaagtaacaccataaaccttgagatttgatgaaaccctctttgtatatATTTGAATCTAAAGTATAATGAAGCCATTGTATAATTTCCTTGAAGTATTTGAGGAGGGAAATAAAGATTTGATGATTATTGAAGTGACATTTGAGTTTGGAAAGAGGATTccaagatttgaggtttttctaagtaaatgtatgatttcttcccccaaatcttattgttgttttagatccatggtacaatcaagtagatgaaacTTAGAATCTGTAAGAAATGATGTGGGAATCACCCTATTGAGGTTTCAAGAGTtagaatggaagaaagaaggaaaacaacaaaatatgAGAGAACCGACGAGTAAGACCGGCGGGTGCCTGACCCACCAGTCACACCTACCCTCTCGGGTTCTACTggcgggtaggaccgacgggtgCCTGACCCACCGGTATGACCGACCAGTCATTCCTGCACCTCTGGTTCTACCACCGGGTAAGACCGACGGGTTCCTGACCCGCCTGTATGAACTGTCGATGTAGGCAAACTccacaggtgggttctcctacctaCTTGTATGACTCTCTTGTAGCtcaaatgagctccgattgaactcaaactcgtcgacaaccttcttcacactattataTGCGTCATGTCTATATCTTACGTTGGTTATAGTCTCGATTTGGACACatttctaaaccctttatctatgataggtttcgagaaactcatcttctcactctggATCTTACCTGTACCGCGAGTGCTAATTCTtccacaagaataggtaagtggggagaggactttgattcttaatttttgaagtgtttttgaCATCTTttgcattcatagactatattaACATTCCGATTttcattctcatgcatatggttGATAAATGAATGacgcatttagaactgaacatgttatATCTTAAtttctatatgcattgttat is a window from the Macadamia integrifolia cultivar HAES 741 chromosome 5, SCU_Mint_v3, whole genome shotgun sequence genome containing:
- the LOC122077775 gene encoding probable methyltransferase At1g27930, which translates into the protein MQMQMQSQSNHWEDREREKEIERERVGGAAMLKSRSYFHYYLVPDKHKHRPCFFLSLASVALIAAALLISVLFSNASPLSLQDTILCSLRNRRISSGTPTTVSYNPADTHYRTTPTQLIAVLHYATSTVVPQQSLEEIKVTFEVLRSLSPCNFLVFGLGQDSLMWSAFNPGGTTIFLEEDPKWVQSVLKDSPTLHAHMVRYTTQLSQADDLLSTYSYEPNCLPGRAYLRGNHQCRLALTGLPEEVYETEWDLIMIDAPRGYFPEAPGRMGAIFSAAVMARARKGPGVTHVFLHDVDRKVEKTFAEEFLCKKYLVKHVGRLWHFEIPPAAQINSSTDVAANSRFC